Proteins co-encoded in one Maylandia zebra isolate NMK-2024a linkage group LG16, Mzebra_GT3a, whole genome shotgun sequence genomic window:
- the dcaf17 gene encoding DDB1- and CUL4-associated factor 17 isoform X1, with translation MLLAAPSRKTYHLQMAPQQRKGSANAAELLSRRSTGLGNTRTLIRHNLKILRGILLQENRTFTKVWSKTSKSTVMYENCKLYFENYQHCYSCVHVEPQILYKLPTRSKQEKIEDTLMCHSPVEKSLSSPSDHKPSLLALTANNWLIRLSAETGEELQRVYLSPNYKFRYLGWDVSQETFYVKSVQNKETPLARQAGITQNTVMHIAIFHVFPLEVIGVMEINKKVFGNGVIGADLVQGVLALYYSNKSVKMYSFEHIVQRYLTEKLTLGKQSPLLGGKTVGDAPFGIPLNIQITDCPPVLFKVSCAENSVQIGGNPWHYIYTPPRKKDEGTYHICSLKDGTMATNGVQEMDSYSLENDGIFFHPDDSGRIIHVGPVTINVLKILGELNSALPSKVVEDFSLKTHRNNPISQVTVTSSGRTVKKRFQQLDDDPSQKTFRMVEYEDELDLLAIVVTNGEEGEGRACIQLHDNQTGQLLRTIDLIETWDETNKNEVFFDKDTIVHIEQKNAKFCCHVYKLFTTKT, from the exons ATGCTGCTAGCAGCCCCCAGTAGGAAAACGTACCACCTGCAGATGGCGCCACAGCAGAGAAAGGGGAGCGCTAACGCAGCTGAACTGCTGAGCCGGAGGAGCACGGGTCTTGGGAATACTAGGACTTTAATCAGACATAATTTGAAGATCCTGAGAGGTATTCTCCTTCAG GAAAACCGGACTTTCACGAAAGTATGGAGCAAGACCTCAAAATCCACAGTAATGTACGAAAATTGCAAACTATACTTTGAAAACTACCAGCACTGCTACAGCTG TGTTCATGTTGAGCCTCAGATTTTGTACAAACTGCCAACGAGGTCCAAACAGGAGAAAATTGAAGATACATTGATGTGTCacagcccagtt GAAAAATCCTTATCTTCTCCATCTGATCATAAACCAAGCCTCTTGGCTTTGACGGCCAATAACTGGCTAATTCGCCTTTCAGCTGAAACGGGAGAAGAACTGCAGAGAGTTTACCTCTCTCCAAACTATAAGTTCAG ATATCTTGGCTGGGATGTTTCTCAAGAGACATTTTATGTTAAATCTGTTCAAAACAAGGAAACACCTTTAGCCAGACAG GCAGGTATCACTCAGAATACAGTGATGCACATCGCTATTTTTCACGTTTTCCCATTGGAAGTTATTGGTGTTATGGAGATCAataaaaaa gTGTTTGGAAATGGTGTCATAGGTGCTGATCTGGTTCAAGGTGTCCTTGCACTGTATTACAGCAATAAGTCAGTGAAAATGTACAGCTTCGAGCACATTGTCCAAAGA taCCTGACAGAGAAGCTAACACTTGGAAAGCAGAGTCCTCTTCTTGGTGGCAAAACAGTCGGAGATGCACCGTTTGGTATCCCGTTAAATATTCAAATCACag ATTGCCCTCCTGTACTTTTCAAGGTCTCTTGTGCTGAAAACAGTGTTCAGATTGGAGGAAACCCATGGCACTACATTTACACACCGCCTCGTAAAAAAGACGAGGGGACCTACCACATCTGCTCACTCAAGGACGGCACTATG GCAACAAACGGAGTACAAGAGATGGACTCCTACTCTCTTGAGAACGACGGGATCTTCTTTCATCCTGATGATTCAGGAAGAATTATCCATGTGGGACCTGTCACCATAAA TGTCCTAAAAATCCTCGGTGAACTGAACAGTGCTCTGCCATCTAAGGTCGTTGAGGATTTCTCCCTGAAAACCCACCGAAACAAT CCTATCTCCCAAGTCACTGTGACCTCATCAGGccgcacagtaaaaaaaagatttcaacaACTGGATGATGACCCATCTCAAAAG ACTTTCCGAATGGTGGAATATGAGGATGAGCTTGACCTTTTGGCAATCGTGGTAACCAATGGCGAGGAGGGAGAAGGAAGAGCGTGCATCCAACTCCATGACAACCAGACCGGACAATTACTGCGGACGATCGATTTGATTGAAACCTGGGATGAG ACAAATAAAAACGAGGTGTTCTTCGACAAAGACACGATTGTTCATATTGAACAAAAGAACGCCAAGTTCTGCTGCCATGTTTACAAACTGTTCACCACCAAAACATAA
- the mettl8 gene encoding tRNA N(3)-cytidine methyltransferase METTL8, mitochondrial isoform X2, translating to MNKVKRFSVAKVAAVFIRFSMRLKSSDSRPSAPLGSRILTSPDEIFKHNMWDHVQWTEEDKENARQKAEENSTVRLPLNEQEFPELLPSGERGQSTNTCHSHQQAAIQLCSASRLDTETGKHQRCNPIDHHRNTDTFNFQESYQQAARGTNEAAVDDSAFPGQRASFRILEVGCGVGNSVFPIVNNIKETDSFLYCCDFSPRAIQLVKNHPDYDDSVCHAFVHDICDKMATFPFPPQSLDIILAVFVLSSIHPERLQDVVNLLSAYLKHGGVLLFRDYGRYDFSQLRFKKGRCLSENFYTRGDGTCVYFFTKEEVHDLFSKAGLEEIQNLEDRRLQVNRGKKVVMRRVWMQSKYRKPYPPSTS from the exons ATGAATAAAGTGAAGAGGTTCTCTGTAGCCAAAGTGGCTGCAGTTTTCATCAGATTCTCTATGAGGTTAAAGAGCAGTGACAGTAGACCTTCAGCTCCACTGGGTTCACGGATTCTGACCAGTCCTGATGAGATCTTCAAGCACAACATGTG GGATCATGTGCAATGGACAGAGGAGGACAAGGAAAATGCACGGCAGAAGGCGGAGGAAAATTCCACTGTACGACTTCCTTTAAACGAACAAG AATTCCCAGAGCTGCTGCCTTCAGGTGAAAGAGGCCAGAGCACAAACACGTGTCACAGTCATCAGCAAGCAGCCATTCAACTATGTAGTGCATCCAGATTGGACACCGAAACTGGAAAACATCAACGGTGCAATCCCATTGACCATCACAGGAATACAGACACCTTTAACTTTCAGGAGTCCTATCAACAAGCTGCACGAGGAACGAATGAAGCTGCTGTGGATGATTCTGCTTTTCCTGGACAACGTGCATCCTTCAGGATCCTGGAG GTTGGATGTGGAGTTGGTAACAGTGTGTTTCCTATTGTAAATAACATCAA AGAAACAGACTCATTTTTATACTGTTGTGACTTCTCGCCACGTGCCATTCAGCTGGTTAAG AACCACCCAGACTATGACGACTCGGTGTGCCACGCCTTCGTCCATGACATTTGTGACAAAATGGCCACCTTCCCATTTCCTCCTCAGAGCCTGGATATTATTCTGGCAGTATTTGTGCTCTCTTCCATTCATCCAGAACG CTTGCAAGACGTTGTGAACCTTCTGTCTGCATACCTGAAACATGGTGGTGTGCTCCTTTTCCGTGATTATGGGAGATACGACTTCTCACAACTCCGTTTTAAAAAAG GACGATGTCTATCAGAAAATTTCTACACACGCGGAGATGGaacctgtgtttattttttcacaaaAG aGGAGGTTCATGATTTGTTTTCCAAAGCTGGACTGGAAGAAATTCAGAATCTAGAGGATAGACGACTGCAAGTGAACCGAGGAAAGAAAGTAGTAATGCGCCGGGTGTGGATGCAGAGCAAGTACAGAAAACCATATCCACCTTCAACCTCTTAG
- the dcaf17 gene encoding DDB1- and CUL4-associated factor 17 isoform X2 → MYENCKLYFENYQHCYSCVHVEPQILYKLPTRSKQEKIEDTLMCHSPVEKSLSSPSDHKPSLLALTANNWLIRLSAETGEELQRVYLSPNYKFRYLGWDVSQETFYVKSVQNKETPLARQAGITQNTVMHIAIFHVFPLEVIGVMEINKKVFGNGVIGADLVQGVLALYYSNKSVKMYSFEHIVQRYLTEKLTLGKQSPLLGGKTVGDAPFGIPLNIQITDCPPVLFKVSCAENSVQIGGNPWHYIYTPPRKKDEGTYHICSLKDGTMATNGVQEMDSYSLENDGIFFHPDDSGRIIHVGPVTINVLKILGELNSALPSKVVEDFSLKTHRNNPISQVTVTSSGRTVKKRFQQLDDDPSQKTFRMVEYEDELDLLAIVVTNGEEGEGRACIQLHDNQTGQLLRTIDLIETWDETNKNEVFFDKDTIVHIEQKNAKFCCHVYKLFTTKT, encoded by the exons ATGTACGAAAATTGCAAACTATACTTTGAAAACTACCAGCACTGCTACAGCTG TGTTCATGTTGAGCCTCAGATTTTGTACAAACTGCCAACGAGGTCCAAACAGGAGAAAATTGAAGATACATTGATGTGTCacagcccagtt GAAAAATCCTTATCTTCTCCATCTGATCATAAACCAAGCCTCTTGGCTTTGACGGCCAATAACTGGCTAATTCGCCTTTCAGCTGAAACGGGAGAAGAACTGCAGAGAGTTTACCTCTCTCCAAACTATAAGTTCAG ATATCTTGGCTGGGATGTTTCTCAAGAGACATTTTATGTTAAATCTGTTCAAAACAAGGAAACACCTTTAGCCAGACAG GCAGGTATCACTCAGAATACAGTGATGCACATCGCTATTTTTCACGTTTTCCCATTGGAAGTTATTGGTGTTATGGAGATCAataaaaaa gTGTTTGGAAATGGTGTCATAGGTGCTGATCTGGTTCAAGGTGTCCTTGCACTGTATTACAGCAATAAGTCAGTGAAAATGTACAGCTTCGAGCACATTGTCCAAAGA taCCTGACAGAGAAGCTAACACTTGGAAAGCAGAGTCCTCTTCTTGGTGGCAAAACAGTCGGAGATGCACCGTTTGGTATCCCGTTAAATATTCAAATCACag ATTGCCCTCCTGTACTTTTCAAGGTCTCTTGTGCTGAAAACAGTGTTCAGATTGGAGGAAACCCATGGCACTACATTTACACACCGCCTCGTAAAAAAGACGAGGGGACCTACCACATCTGCTCACTCAAGGACGGCACTATG GCAACAAACGGAGTACAAGAGATGGACTCCTACTCTCTTGAGAACGACGGGATCTTCTTTCATCCTGATGATTCAGGAAGAATTATCCATGTGGGACCTGTCACCATAAA TGTCCTAAAAATCCTCGGTGAACTGAACAGTGCTCTGCCATCTAAGGTCGTTGAGGATTTCTCCCTGAAAACCCACCGAAACAAT CCTATCTCCCAAGTCACTGTGACCTCATCAGGccgcacagtaaaaaaaagatttcaacaACTGGATGATGACCCATCTCAAAAG ACTTTCCGAATGGTGGAATATGAGGATGAGCTTGACCTTTTGGCAATCGTGGTAACCAATGGCGAGGAGGGAGAAGGAAGAGCGTGCATCCAACTCCATGACAACCAGACCGGACAATTACTGCGGACGATCGATTTGATTGAAACCTGGGATGAG ACAAATAAAAACGAGGTGTTCTTCGACAAAGACACGATTGTTCATATTGAACAAAAGAACGCCAAGTTCTGCTGCCATGTTTACAAACTGTTCACCACCAAAACATAA
- the mettl8 gene encoding tRNA N(3)-cytidine methyltransferase METTL8, mitochondrial isoform X1, with protein sequence MNKVKRFSVAKVAAVFIRFSMRLKSSDSRPSAPLGSRILTSPDEIFKHNMWDHVQWTEEDKENARQKAEENSTVRLPLNEQGKFVTAACQYWDMFYEIHQDKFFKDRRWLFLEFPELLPSGERGQSTNTCHSHQQAAIQLCSASRLDTETGKHQRCNPIDHHRNTDTFNFQESYQQAARGTNEAAVDDSAFPGQRASFRILEVGCGVGNSVFPIVNNIKETDSFLYCCDFSPRAIQLVKNHPDYDDSVCHAFVHDICDKMATFPFPPQSLDIILAVFVLSSIHPERLQDVVNLLSAYLKHGGVLLFRDYGRYDFSQLRFKKGRCLSENFYTRGDGTCVYFFTKEEVHDLFSKAGLEEIQNLEDRRLQVNRGKKVVMRRVWMQSKYRKPYPPSTS encoded by the exons ATGAATAAAGTGAAGAGGTTCTCTGTAGCCAAAGTGGCTGCAGTTTTCATCAGATTCTCTATGAGGTTAAAGAGCAGTGACAGTAGACCTTCAGCTCCACTGGGTTCACGGATTCTGACCAGTCCTGATGAGATCTTCAAGCACAACATGTG GGATCATGTGCAATGGACAGAGGAGGACAAGGAAAATGCACGGCAGAAGGCGGAGGAAAATTCCACTGTACGACTTCCTTTAAACGAACAAG GTAAATTTGTTACAGCAGCTTGCCAGTACTGGGACATGTTTTATGAGATTCACCAGGACAAGTTCTTCAAAGATCGCAGGTGGCTGTTTTTAGAATTCCCAGAGCTGCTGCCTTCAGGTGAAAGAGGCCAGAGCACAAACACGTGTCACAGTCATCAGCAAGCAGCCATTCAACTATGTAGTGCATCCAGATTGGACACCGAAACTGGAAAACATCAACGGTGCAATCCCATTGACCATCACAGGAATACAGACACCTTTAACTTTCAGGAGTCCTATCAACAAGCTGCACGAGGAACGAATGAAGCTGCTGTGGATGATTCTGCTTTTCCTGGACAACGTGCATCCTTCAGGATCCTGGAG GTTGGATGTGGAGTTGGTAACAGTGTGTTTCCTATTGTAAATAACATCAA AGAAACAGACTCATTTTTATACTGTTGTGACTTCTCGCCACGTGCCATTCAGCTGGTTAAG AACCACCCAGACTATGACGACTCGGTGTGCCACGCCTTCGTCCATGACATTTGTGACAAAATGGCCACCTTCCCATTTCCTCCTCAGAGCCTGGATATTATTCTGGCAGTATTTGTGCTCTCTTCCATTCATCCAGAACG CTTGCAAGACGTTGTGAACCTTCTGTCTGCATACCTGAAACATGGTGGTGTGCTCCTTTTCCGTGATTATGGGAGATACGACTTCTCACAACTCCGTTTTAAAAAAG GACGATGTCTATCAGAAAATTTCTACACACGCGGAGATGGaacctgtgtttattttttcacaaaAG aGGAGGTTCATGATTTGTTTTCCAAAGCTGGACTGGAAGAAATTCAGAATCTAGAGGATAGACGACTGCAAGTGAACCGAGGAAAGAAAGTAGTAATGCGCCGGGTGTGGATGCAGAGCAAGTACAGAAAACCATATCCACCTTCAACCTCTTAG